The following coding sequences are from one Parabacteroides pacaensis window:
- the dnaG gene encoding DNA primase, with product MIDQATIDRILDAANIVDVVSEFVTLRRRGINFVGLCPFHTDKSPSFYVSPAKNICKCFACGEGGTAVHFIMKHEQLSYVDALRYLAKKYNIEIQERELTTAEKQIRGDRESMFIINDFARKYFTTQLYEHTEGKNIGMRYFIERGFREDTIKKFQLGYSLDKRDALYQEAIKSGYQKDYLEKTGLIVSRDDGAIYDRFRGRVIFPVHTVSGKVVAFGGRILKKDEKTAKYVNSPESEIYHKSNELYGIYFAKQAIVKADRCFLVEGYTDVISMHQAGVENVVASSGTALTQGQIRLIHRFTNNITVLYDGDAAGIKAALRGINLLLEDGMNIKVVLLPDGEDPDSFARKQNASSFYAFIQDNETDFIRFKTKLLLEDAGGDPIKRSALISDIIRTIALIPDSIARSVYAKECSTMLEIDERVIVTEINKIQLAKQEKNFSGTTVKKQPQPHPSFPDNPTIPDYPFIPDYPEDLAPSESFPPPLPEDILPGKETQTPPASLQTTNTKPQRSPYEAYELCLLRYVVRYGERILYDYFDEEEQKQVTFRVAEFIKFDLDRDELTFYTPLYKEILEEASERCSTEGFSAQRYFLAHPNPAISRLTANLISEKYQLSKYHTKFRELETEEDKLEQFVPRDLFAMKDAYISHQIKEIQQKLKEAGDDMEKIAELMKQQHQLQEIEAALAKELGERVVLKM from the coding sequence ATGATTGATCAAGCAACAATAGACCGGATATTGGATGCCGCCAACATCGTAGATGTAGTATCCGAATTTGTTACCCTACGTAGAAGAGGAATTAATTTTGTAGGTTTATGTCCGTTCCATACGGACAAGTCGCCCTCTTTTTATGTTTCTCCTGCCAAGAATATTTGTAAATGTTTTGCTTGTGGTGAAGGAGGTACGGCTGTTCATTTTATCATGAAACATGAACAACTCAGTTATGTGGATGCTTTACGTTATTTGGCAAAAAAGTATAATATCGAAATACAAGAACGGGAATTGACCACTGCCGAAAAACAGATACGGGGCGACCGGGAAAGTATGTTTATTATCAACGATTTTGCCCGCAAATATTTCACCACTCAACTATACGAACACACGGAAGGGAAAAACATCGGCATGCGTTACTTTATCGAACGCGGATTCCGGGAAGATACTATTAAAAAATTCCAATTAGGGTATAGCCTGGACAAACGGGATGCCCTTTATCAGGAAGCTATTAAATCGGGTTACCAAAAAGATTACTTAGAAAAGACCGGATTAATCGTGAGCCGGGACGACGGGGCGATATACGACCGGTTCCGCGGCAGAGTGATATTTCCCGTCCATACAGTTTCCGGCAAAGTGGTCGCTTTCGGAGGCCGCATATTAAAAAAAGACGAAAAGACTGCCAAATATGTCAATTCTCCAGAAAGCGAAATATATCATAAAAGTAACGAGTTATATGGAATTTATTTTGCCAAACAAGCTATTGTTAAAGCAGACCGTTGTTTTCTAGTAGAAGGCTATACCGATGTTATTTCCATGCATCAGGCGGGAGTGGAAAACGTAGTTGCCTCATCCGGCACGGCTCTTACCCAGGGACAGATCCGATTGATTCATCGATTTACCAATAATATTACAGTATTATATGATGGAGACGCTGCGGGAATTAAGGCTGCTTTACGTGGAATCAATCTTCTGTTGGAAGACGGAATGAATATCAAAGTGGTTCTTTTACCGGATGGTGAAGACCCGGATTCATTTGCCCGCAAACAAAATGCCAGTTCCTTTTATGCTTTTATACAAGATAATGAAACGGATTTTATTCGCTTCAAGACCAAATTATTATTAGAAGATGCAGGGGGTGATCCTATTAAACGGTCTGCACTCATTTCCGACATCATTCGCACCATCGCCCTTATTCCCGACAGTATTGCCCGTTCCGTATATGCCAAAGAATGTAGTACCATGTTGGAAATAGATGAACGCGTAATAGTAACGGAAATAAATAAAATTCAACTTGCTAAACAAGAAAAGAATTTTAGCGGGACTACGGTTAAAAAACAACCCCAACCTCACCCTTCTTTTCCCGATAATCCGACAATTCCGGATTATCCCTTTATTCCCGATTATCCGGAAGATCTGGCCCCCTCGGAAAGCTTCCCTCCACCTTTACCGGAGGATATTTTGCCGGGAAAGGAAACGCAAACTCCGCCGGCTTCTTTACAAACGACAAATACCAAGCCGCAACGTTCACCCTATGAAGCATATGAGTTATGTTTGTTGCGTTATGTAGTCCGTTACGGGGAGCGTATCTTGTATGATTATTTTGATGAAGAGGAACAAAAACAAGTTACATTCCGGGTAGCTGAGTTTATTAAATTCGACTTAGACCGGGACGAACTTACTTTCTATACCCCTCTTTATAAAGAAATCCTGGAAGAAGCATCCGAACGGTGCAGTACAGAGGGTTTTTCCGCTCAACGGTATTTTTTAGCCCATCCTAATCCGGCAATAAGTAGATTAACGGCCAATCTGATCAGCGAAAAATATCAATTAAGTAAATATCATACCAAATTCAGAGAATTAGAAACGGAAGAAGATAAGCTGGAGCAATTTGTTCCCCGCGATTTATTCGCCATGAAAGATGCTTATATCTCACATCAAATCAAAGAGATTCAGCAAAAACTGAAAGAAGCCGGTGATGATATGGAAAAAATAGCGGAATTGATGAAACAGCAGCATCAACTCCAGGAAATAGAAGCTGCGCTAGCGAAAGAACTAGGGGAAAGAGTTGTATTAAAAATGTAA
- a CDS encoding ABC transporter ATP-binding protein: MYFLEAHDVVKQYADHLALNKVSIQVPKGKVFGLLGPNGAGKTTLIRIINRITAPDSGEIFFNGHLSSPQDIYHIGYLPEERGLYKKMKVGEQAVYLAQLKGLSYQEAKKRLTQWFKKFDILPWWNKKLEELSKGMQQKVQFIITIVHDPELLIFDEPFSGFDPVNAELLKKEILELKEKGKTIIFSTHNMSSVEEICDEFALINRSQVVLSGNVNEVRNRFKTHTFHLRVSGNTLNEISGVFTVLSQKEGYQSVEARIQKEPALSNSDVLRALLQQNEIITFDEELPSMNDIFINTVSSQNSKSAQS, encoded by the coding sequence ATGTATTTTCTAGAAGCTCACGATGTAGTAAAGCAATATGCCGACCATCTTGCATTAAATAAGGTCAGTATCCAAGTACCGAAGGGAAAAGTCTTCGGTTTGTTGGGTCCGAACGGTGCAGGCAAAACGACTTTGATCCGGATTATTAACAGAATTACTGCGCCCGACAGCGGAGAGATTTTTTTTAACGGACATCTGTCGAGTCCACAAGATATTTACCACATCGGTTATTTACCTGAAGAACGCGGTTTATACAAAAAGATGAAAGTCGGCGAACAAGCCGTTTATTTAGCTCAACTAAAAGGGCTTTCTTACCAAGAAGCAAAAAAACGTCTTACTCAATGGTTTAAAAAATTTGACATTCTGCCCTGGTGGAATAAAAAGCTGGAAGAATTATCGAAAGGCATGCAGCAGAAAGTCCAATTTATTATCACCATCGTTCATGACCCCGAATTACTTATATTTGACGAACCGTTCAGTGGATTCGATCCTGTAAATGCCGAGCTTCTTAAAAAGGAAATCCTAGAATTGAAAGAAAAAGGGAAAACCATTATCTTTTCTACCCATAATATGTCGTCGGTAGAAGAAATCTGTGACGAGTTTGCCCTGATAAACCGTTCACAAGTTGTATTGAGCGGAAATGTAAATGAAGTACGCAATCGCTTCAAAACCCATACGTTCCATTTACGGGTAAGCGGAAATACATTAAACGAAATATCCGGAGTATTTACGGTTCTCTCCCAAAAAGAAGGATACCAATCTGTCGAGGCCCGTATCCAAAAAGAACCGGCTCTCAGCAATTCGGACGTGTTACGAGCTTTGTTACAACAAAACGAAATCATTACATTCGATGAGGAATTACCTTCAATGAACGATATATTTATTAATACGGTCTCTTCCCAAAACTCTAAATCCGCACAATCATGA
- a CDS encoding ABC transporter permease, producing MNKIGLIIKREYLNRVSKKSFLLITFLTPFLFAALVFVPLRLSTIKGDQVHTVAIIDATGQYAPLFEDTDNYHFIQSQQNLEEYRNAADKGVFAILNITGDLLQSPDKATLYSEKQIPLELQSIINSTLTRYLENQKLESFNIPNIREIIQESKINFNVTTIKWGEDGSEKTSSAAIASIVGMVLTFIVFFFIMTYGAMVMQGVMEEKTNRIIEVMISSVRPFELMMGKIIGLGLVGLTQLFLWGIITTGLIGISQFMLFHGSSEALSLGATAINTPMGAGIIPTGPVAEALQIFQTINFTEIGICFLFYFVGGYMLYAALFSAIGSAVDSQEDTQQFMTPMMLIMLFSFYAGVYSMQNPDGPLAFWCSIIPFTSPIVMMIRLPFDLPVWEILVSIVLLYVTAFAVIWFSAKIYRIGILMYGKKPSLKEIIKWVRFK from the coding sequence ATGAATAAAATAGGTCTGATTATCAAACGTGAATATCTCAACCGGGTAAGCAAAAAATCATTCCTGCTTATCACCTTCCTCACTCCTTTTTTATTTGCCGCACTGGTGTTTGTACCGCTCCGCCTCTCTACCATTAAAGGAGATCAAGTTCATACGGTAGCTATTATAGATGCGACAGGACAATATGCTCCATTGTTTGAAGATACGGATAATTATCATTTCATTCAAAGCCAGCAGAATTTGGAAGAATACCGGAACGCTGCCGATAAAGGAGTATTTGCGATTCTAAATATTACAGGCGATTTACTTCAGTCTCCCGATAAAGCAACTTTATATTCGGAAAAACAAATTCCTTTGGAATTACAAAGCATTATCAACAGCACACTTACCAGGTATTTGGAAAATCAAAAACTGGAATCATTTAATATTCCTAACATCCGGGAAATTATACAAGAAAGTAAAATCAATTTTAATGTAACGACTATAAAATGGGGGGAAGACGGTTCCGAAAAAACATCATCGGCAGCTATTGCTTCTATAGTAGGTATGGTTCTTACGTTTATTGTGTTTTTCTTTATCATGACTTACGGAGCAATGGTAATGCAAGGAGTGATGGAAGAAAAAACAAACCGGATTATAGAAGTGATGATTTCTTCCGTTCGTCCCTTTGAATTAATGATGGGGAAAATAATAGGTCTTGGACTGGTAGGCTTGACTCAATTGTTTCTTTGGGGTATAATTACTACAGGTTTAATAGGAATAAGCCAATTTATGTTGTTCCATGGAAGTTCCGAAGCCTTATCATTAGGGGCTACAGCAATAAACACGCCTATGGGTGCAGGTATCATTCCTACAGGACCTGTAGCTGAAGCATTACAGATATTCCAAACCATTAATTTTACTGAGATAGGAATTTGTTTCCTCTTTTATTTTGTCGGAGGGTATATGTTATATGCAGCTTTATTTTCAGCTATAGGCTCTGCTGTAGATAGTCAAGAAGATACGCAGCAATTTATGACTCCTATGATGCTAATCATGTTATTTTCTTTCTATGCAGGTGTGTATAGTATGCAAAATCCGGATGGGCCGTTAGCATTTTGGTGTTCCATCATTCCGTTTACTTCTCCTATTGTCATGATGATTCGTTTGCCCTTCGATCTTCCGGTTTGGGAAATATTAGTTTCTATCGTTCTTTTATATGTAACGGCATTTGCAGTGATATGGTTTTCTGCCAAGATTTACCGGATAGGTATTTTGATGTACGGTAAGAAGCCTTCTCTAAAGGAAATTATAAAATGGGTAAGATTCAAATAA
- a CDS encoding glycoside hydrolase family 57 protein — translation MKTICFYFQIHQPFRLKRYRFFDIGNDHYYYDDFQNEEIIHRIAEQCYLPANKTLLNMIKSSGGKFKVAFSISGIALEQMEIYVPEVIDSFKELAATGNVEFLAETYAHSLCSLGDPEEFEMQVKAHKDKIQSLFGVKPKIFRNTELIYSDDISMLVSKMGFKGMLTEGAKHILGWKSPNYVYTSAVNPSLKLLLRNSRFTEDISSRFNNYSWGEYPLTADKFMSWLAATPTDEQIINLFMNYEVLGSLHPAESGIFDFFKALPRFAEEKGLSFSTPSEVFNLLKPVDSISVPYPMSWVDEERDTSSWLGNVLQQEAFRKLTEIGERVRLGDDRRIKQDWAYLQSSDHFYYMSTKHFGKGGFSPYDNPYDAFNNYMNVLSDFTVRVNAQFPDSIENEELNSLLTTIKNQGKEIEELQKELEKQKKKATKKLAQ, via the coding sequence ATGAAAACGATCTGCTTTTATTTTCAGATACATCAACCGTTTCGTTTGAAAAGATATCGTTTCTTTGATATTGGGAACGATCATTATTACTATGATGATTTCCAAAACGAAGAGATTATCCATCGAATTGCAGAGCAGTGTTACTTGCCGGCCAATAAAACTTTGCTTAATATGATTAAGAGTAGTGGAGGCAAATTTAAAGTAGCCTTTTCTATATCCGGAATTGCTTTGGAACAGATGGAAATTTATGTGCCGGAAGTGATTGATAGTTTTAAAGAATTAGCCGCTACGGGAAATGTAGAATTCCTGGCGGAAACCTATGCTCATTCTCTTTGTTCGTTGGGAGATCCGGAAGAATTCGAGATGCAGGTAAAAGCGCATAAGGATAAAATCCAGAGTTTATTTGGTGTAAAACCAAAAATATTCCGCAATACAGAGCTAATTTATTCGGATGATATTTCTATGCTGGTGTCTAAGATGGGATTTAAAGGAATGCTTACAGAAGGAGCTAAGCATATTTTAGGATGGAAAAGTCCTAATTATGTATATACTTCTGCTGTAAATCCGTCTTTAAAACTATTACTAAGAAATTCACGTTTTACGGAGGATATTTCTTCCCGGTTTAATAATTATAGTTGGGGGGAATATCCTCTGACGGCCGATAAGTTTATGAGCTGGTTAGCTGCTACACCTACTGACGAACAGATCATCAATTTATTTATGAATTACGAAGTGCTGGGTTCTTTGCATCCTGCTGAAAGTGGTATTTTTGATTTCTTTAAAGCATTACCCCGTTTTGCGGAGGAAAAAGGATTGAGCTTTTCTACTCCCAGTGAAGTATTTAATTTATTAAAGCCTGTCGATTCTATTTCTGTTCCCTATCCGATGTCGTGGGTGGATGAGGAAAGAGATACTAGTTCCTGGTTAGGAAACGTATTACAACAAGAAGCTTTCCGTAAATTAACGGAAATCGGTGAAAGAGTACGTTTAGGAGACGACCGGCGTATTAAACAAGATTGGGCTTATCTGCAGAGTAGTGATCATTTTTACTATATGAGTACCAAGCATTTTGGTAAGGGAGGTTTCAGCCCGTATGATAATCCGTATGATGCATTTAATAATTATATGAATGTATTGTCCGACTTTACGGTTCGCGTAAATGCCCAGTTCCCGGATTCGATAGAAAATGAAGAGTTAAATTCACTTCTGACTACTATTAAGAATCAAGGAAAAGAAATTGAAGAATTACAGAAAGAACTGGAAAAACAAAAGAAGAAAGCCACGAAAAAGCTTGCTCAATAA
- a CDS encoding glycosyltransferase: MKALMFGWEFPPHILGGLGTASFGLTRGMALQPDMDITFVIPKPWGDEDQSFLKILGACNTPVVWRDVSMDYVSSRLSKYMDPQEYFNLRDHIYADFSYRHVNDLGCIEFSGRYPDNLLEEINNYSIVAGVIARTEQYDIIHAHDWLTYPAGIHAKNVSGKPLVIHVHATDYDRSRGNVNPDVYAIEKDGMDHADHIITVSNLTRNTVIEKYHQNPAKVTTVHNAVEPLGPDILAIQDKKGVKDKVITFLGRITMQKGPEYFVEAAAKVLQKAPSTRFVMAGSGDMMDQMIRLAARRNISDRFHFTGFMKGKQVYEVLKASDVYVMPSVSEPFGISPLEAMQCGVPSIISKQSGCAEILDYAIKVDYWDIEALADAMYSIISYPAMAEFLKVEGKKEVDEIKWEYAGRKVRAIYENVINNR, from the coding sequence ATGAAAGCATTGATGTTTGGATGGGAATTTCCCCCTCATATTTTGGGTGGTTTAGGAACTGCCAGTTTCGGACTGACAAGAGGTATGGCGTTGCAACCGGATATGGACATAACATTTGTTATTCCGAAACCTTGGGGCGACGAAGATCAAAGTTTCCTAAAGATTTTAGGCGCTTGTAACACCCCGGTTGTATGGCGCGATGTATCGATGGACTATGTGAGCAGCAGGCTCTCTAAATATATGGATCCGCAAGAGTATTTTAATTTGCGTGATCATATTTATGCCGATTTTAGTTATAGGCATGTAAATGATTTAGGATGTATCGAATTTTCAGGACGGTATCCGGATAATTTATTGGAAGAGATTAATAATTATTCTATTGTGGCAGGGGTAATTGCCCGGACAGAACAATACGATATCATTCATGCGCATGACTGGCTGACTTACCCGGCTGGTATTCATGCAAAAAATGTTTCGGGAAAACCTTTGGTTATCCATGTGCATGCTACTGATTATGACCGTAGTAGAGGAAATGTAAATCCGGATGTATATGCGATTGAGAAAGATGGGATGGATCATGCCGATCATATCATTACAGTGAGTAATTTAACTCGTAATACGGTGATTGAGAAATATCACCAGAATCCGGCAAAAGTCACTACCGTTCATAATGCTGTGGAACCGTTAGGTCCTGATATCCTAGCTATTCAAGATAAGAAAGGGGTAAAAGACAAAGTAATCACTTTTTTAGGCCGTATTACCATGCAAAAAGGCCCGGAATATTTTGTAGAAGCAGCAGCTAAAGTACTGCAGAAAGCTCCTTCTACCCGTTTTGTTATGGCAGGTAGCGGAGATATGATGGATCAGATGATCCGTTTGGCGGCGCGAAGAAATATTTCCGACCGTTTCCATTTTACCGGATTTATGAAAGGCAAACAAGTATATGAGGTATTAAAAGCCAGTGATGTATACGTGATGCCTTCTGTTTCCGAACCTTTTGGCATTTCTCCCCTTGAAGCCATGCAATGTGGCGTTCCTTCTATTATTTCCAAACAATCCGGCTGTGCTGAAATTTTGGATTATGCAATTAAGGTGGATTATTGGGATATTGAAGCTTTAGCGGATGCTATGTATTCTATTATCTCTTATCCGGCTATGGCGGAGTTTTTGAAAGTAGAAGGAAAGAAAGAAGTAGATGAGATAAAATGGGAATATGCCGGTAGAAAAGTCCGTGCTATCTACGAGAATGTGATAAATAACAGATAA
- a CDS encoding glycogen debranching enzyme N-terminal domain-containing protein, with translation MSYLKFDKTVMINLEESLTREILRTNRTGAYHCTTVVDCNTRKYHGLLVMPVPELDDDNHVLLSSLDETVIQHGAEFNLGLHKYQGDNFSPKGHKYIREFSCDTVPRTLYRVGGVILSKEKVFSLYENRIMIKYTLEDAHSPTTLRFRPFLAFRSVNSLTQENGNVNRSFEEVPNGIKTCMYPGYPELYMQFNKTAKFVFEPYWYNGIEYSKEQERGYPYKEDLYVPGYFEVPIKKGETIIFSAGDTPVNTRRLKTYYDTEIAARTPRTSFFNCLKNSAQQFYFRPKENDAYLLAGYPWFKVRARDLFVSVPGCSLSIADPVRFEKILATAMPAIRNFMATGALDPVIREIDEPDVMLWAIWAIQQYAKSQGIEKARTLYADFVSEVIDYIRAQKHPLLKVTENGLVFADGKDKAITWMNSTRDGHPVVPRSGYIVEFNALWYNALNFYIELSGEQAKEEIDSLIKAIDKSFPEVFVNGYNYLFDYVNGSFVDWSVRPNMIFAVAFDYSPLTRTQKRAVVDIVTKELLTPKGLRSLSPKSEGYKPYYIGSQAERDGAYHQGTAWPWLFGAYLEAYLRVFGKSGVSFVERMLISMEEEMSLHCVGTIPELFDGNPPFTGRGAISFAMNVAAILRVVDLLKKYNAE, from the coding sequence ATGAGTTATCTTAAATTTGACAAAACAGTAATGATAAACCTGGAAGAGTCTTTGACCCGTGAAATATTACGGACCAACCGGACGGGGGCTTATCATTGTACGACTGTTGTGGATTGTAACACTCGAAAATACCATGGATTGCTTGTGATGCCAGTTCCTGAGCTGGACGACGATAACCATGTGTTACTGTCCTCTTTGGATGAGACAGTTATTCAACACGGAGCAGAGTTCAACCTTGGCCTGCACAAATACCAGGGAGACAACTTTAGTCCGAAAGGACATAAGTATATTCGTGAGTTTAGTTGTGATACAGTTCCTCGTACTTTGTATCGGGTGGGAGGAGTAATTCTTTCTAAAGAAAAGGTGTTTTCTTTATATGAAAACCGAATCATGATTAAATATACTTTAGAAGATGCCCACTCGCCTACTACTTTGCGTTTTCGTCCGTTTCTTGCTTTTCGTAGCGTCAATTCGTTAACTCAAGAGAATGGAAATGTCAATCGTTCGTTCGAGGAAGTTCCCAATGGTATCAAGACTTGCATGTATCCGGGCTATCCGGAGTTATACATGCAATTTAACAAAACTGCTAAATTTGTATTTGAGCCTTACTGGTATAATGGGATAGAATATTCGAAAGAACAAGAGCGCGGGTATCCTTATAAAGAAGATTTGTACGTTCCCGGTTATTTTGAAGTACCTATTAAAAAAGGAGAAACTATTATATTTAGTGCAGGGGATACCCCTGTAAATACGCGCCGGTTAAAAACTTATTATGATACGGAAATAGCAGCCCGTACTCCTCGTACCAGTTTTTTTAACTGTTTAAAGAACTCAGCCCAGCAATTTTATTTCCGGCCTAAAGAAAACGATGCTTATTTATTAGCCGGGTATCCTTGGTTTAAAGTCCGGGCAAGAGATTTATTTGTTTCAGTACCCGGTTGTTCTTTATCTATTGCCGATCCCGTACGTTTTGAAAAGATTTTAGCAACTGCTATGCCGGCGATACGAAATTTTATGGCAACGGGAGCTTTAGATCCGGTAATTCGTGAAATTGATGAACCGGATGTGATGTTGTGGGCTATTTGGGCTATCCAGCAATATGCAAAGAGCCAAGGAATAGAAAAAGCACGTACTTTATATGCGGATTTTGTAAGTGAGGTAATTGATTATATCCGCGCGCAGAAGCATCCTTTACTGAAAGTAACAGAAAACGGGTTAGTGTTTGCCGATGGAAAAGATAAAGCAATTACTTGGATGAATTCTACTCGCGACGGTCACCCGGTGGTTCCCCGTTCCGGTTACATAGTAGAGTTTAATGCATTATGGTATAATGCGCTTAATTTTTATATAGAACTTTCCGGTGAACAGGCTAAAGAAGAAATAGATTCTTTGATTAAAGCCATTGATAAGTCATTTCCGGAAGTATTTGTAAATGGTTACAATTATCTTTTTGATTATGTCAATGGATCATTTGTAGATTGGAGTGTGCGGCCTAACATGATTTTTGCCGTAGCCTTTGACTATTCTCCTCTTACCCGTACTCAAAAAAGAGCGGTAGTGGATATTGTTACGAAAGAATTGCTTACTCCCAAAGGGCTTCGTTCATTAAGTCCGAAAAGTGAAGGGTACAAACCTTATTATATAGGTTCGCAAGCGGAAAGAGATGGGGCTTACCATCAAGGTACGGCATGGCCGTGGCTTTTCGGTGCTTATCTGGAAGCTTATTTGCGTGTCTTCGGCAAAAGCGGAGTTTCTTTTGTAGAACGTATGCTGATTAGTATGGAAGAAGAGATGTCACTTCATTGCGTAGGTACTATACCGGAATTGTTTGACGGTAACCCGCCGTTTACCGGACGTGGAGCTATTTCATTTGCTATGAATGTTGCGGCCATTCTGCGAGTAGTTGATTTATTGAAGAAGTATAACGCCGAATAA
- a CDS encoding LacI family DNA-binding transcriptional regulator, with protein MMEKDKNMRIKDIAEMAGVSTGTVDRILHNRGKVSEEARKKVDEVLKKIDYHPNLIARSLALKKKYRLLVIIPHFEEGEYWQIVNDGIDKAAEELASYNIEVERHYFNQYDQSSFNALFTIIENQECHGVLMATLFKESALEFSRKLDILKIPYILIDAYIDQTNCLAYYGTNSYDSGYIAAKLIFEQIRPDDNIAIFRFIRKGNISSTQVSQREEGFRDYMKKHNHRGEIFPVHIHADKSENNKEILDSFFLQHPEVHNGIIFNSKVHVLCDYFKDHTNSEFKLIGYDILKENVKYLNEGLVTHLIAQRPEVQGFNSIRALFRYLILKEKVEQINYMPIDILMKENINYYNNYI; from the coding sequence ATGATGGAAAAAGACAAAAACATGCGCATTAAAGATATTGCAGAAATGGCGGGTGTTTCTACCGGCACGGTAGACCGTATTTTACATAACCGGGGAAAAGTATCGGAAGAAGCACGAAAAAAAGTAGATGAAGTTTTGAAAAAAATAGATTATCATCCTAATCTTATTGCCCGTTCTCTCGCATTAAAAAAGAAATATAGATTATTAGTCATTATTCCACATTTTGAGGAAGGTGAATATTGGCAAATTGTAAACGACGGTATTGATAAAGCTGCAGAAGAATTGGCTAGCTACAATATAGAAGTGGAAAGGCATTATTTTAATCAATATGACCAAAGCAGTTTCAATGCATTGTTTACTATTATTGAAAATCAAGAATGCCATGGAGTACTCATGGCTACTTTATTTAAGGAAAGTGCCTTGGAATTCAGCCGGAAATTAGATATTCTGAAAATTCCTTATATATTAATCGATGCTTATATCGACCAGACCAATTGCCTGGCTTATTATGGCACCAATTCATACGATTCGGGTTATATTGCCGCTAAATTGATATTTGAACAAATCCGTCCGGACGATAATATTGCTATTTTCCGTTTTATCCGCAAAGGAAATATATCTTCTACTCAGGTTTCCCAAAGGGAAGAAGGCTTTCGGGACTATATGAAAAAACATAATCATCGAGGAGAAATTTTTCCTGTACACATTCATGCCGATAAATCAGAAAACAACAAAGAAATATTGGATTCTTTCTTCCTCCAGCATCCGGAAGTTCATAATGGAATTATTTTCAATTCCAAAGTACATGTGTTATGCGATTATTTTAAGGATCACACAAATAGCGAATTTAAACTAATCGGATACGACATATTAAAAGAGAATGTAAAATATCTGAACGAAGGACTAGTAACCCATTTAATTGCTCAACGTCCGGAAGTACAAGGATTCAATAGTATACGCGCCTTGTTCCGTTATCTGATATTAAAAGAAAAGGTAGAACAGATAAATTATATGCCAATCGATATCCTGATGAAAGAGAATATCAACTATTACAACAACTATATTTGA
- a CDS encoding SDR family oxidoreductase yields the protein MTNLFCIKDKVILLTGGSGVLGSCMARHLAGEGAKVVVLDRNEEAGNKLVNDIQAQGGEALFLVTDVLNKEILENNKTEILARYERIDVLINAAGGNMAGATIGPDQTIFDLKLDAFRKVVDLNLFGTVIPTMVFAEAMVKQKKGCIINISSESALRPLTRVVGYGAAKAAVSNFTQYMAGELALKFGQGLRVNAMAPGFFITEQNRTLLTNPDGSYTERAHIILAHTPFGRFGEPEELLGTLQWLASDASAFVNGIVVPIDGGFDAFSI from the coding sequence ATGACAAACTTATTTTGTATTAAAGACAAGGTAATCCTCCTTACCGGAGGCAGCGGAGTATTAGGTTCTTGCATGGCTCGCCATCTGGCTGGCGAAGGTGCAAAAGTAGTTGTATTAGATCGCAACGAAGAAGCAGGAAATAAATTGGTTAATGATATACAGGCTCAAGGAGGTGAAGCCTTATTTCTGGTAACCGACGTACTAAACAAAGAAATTCTGGAAAATAATAAAACAGAAATACTAGCCCGATACGAACGAATAGACGTATTGATCAATGCAGCCGGAGGAAATATGGCGGGTGCTACCATCGGTCCGGATCAGACAATTTTCGATTTAAAATTGGATGCTTTCCGCAAGGTAGTAGATTTGAATCTTTTCGGAACCGTTATTCCTACCATGGTTTTTGCTGAAGCGATGGTGAAACAAAAAAAAGGATGTATTATTAATATTTCTTCCGAATCAGCTCTCCGTCCATTGACACGGGTAGTAGGATACGGAGCTGCAAAAGCTGCGGTAAGTAATTTCACTCAATATATGGCCGGCGAGCTGGCTCTTAAGTTCGGTCAAGGATTACGGGTAAATGCAATGGCTCCCGGCTTTTTTATTACGGAACAAAACCGTACTTTGTTAACCAATCCGGACGGGTCCTACACGGAACGTGCACACATTATTCTGGCACATACTCCTTTCGGGCGGTTCGGCGAACCGGAAGAATTATTAGGTACGTTACAATGGCTTGCCAGTGATGCATCTGCTTTTGTGAATGGTATAGTAGTTCCTATTGACGGTGGTTTTGACGCATTTTCTATTTAA